From a region of the Acidobacteriota bacterium genome:
- a CDS encoding protein kinase — protein MRDLPPPATPRARRPSVGLLAGTVLLLTALGGPVAALDPGRALHHFVLDRWTEENGLPGNSLTAILQARSGHLWLGTEDGLARFDGTNWVVFNRARTPGFPSNSVLTLMEDSAGRIWAGTDYGVAVLENGRWRVIGTQDGLPHRMVPGILERADGSVWFATAGGLACLRDGRMTVYRKRDGLLDDNVKGFLDVADGELWVRTVKGVNLYGPGGFRSLSDDPNAPEGGIRGLHRSATGAVWVGASDGLWCRRDGRWSRVPVPGPEGGEPPRIYTVREDRHGTFWLGTSRGLARLAGGRVDYLHREGLDLATVIPLVLDREGNLWFGTRGEGLFRLKEGCFVTYAEPDGLPRKATVSVFEDSTGRVWLSSPEELCRLVDGRVIPFTWPDATASETAVAEDASGRLWLVQETNPSFFRLEGERLLKVTDFPKAFKLPIMSVLAFPSGDLWISLYGNGIVVLHQGLALTHVNTDKGLPNDMVHAFWRDPDGTVWLGTEDGLWRYRDRQFTSAGLQGVALNCLYRDREGALWVGTNDRGVYRLRDGRFRQVTTAEGLHNDSPYVFLDDGLGRLWMGSGKGPFCARFDELNAVADGRAPRLVCRAFGRGDGMLERECNVVCYPAAWKTRDGRLCFTTTHGLAVVDPRRVGVPQAAVPVCVEAFTADGRPLQTDAFSECSPATRDYAFRFGAVALTAPEHVRLRYRLEGFDSGWVDAGPQRSATYNNLPPGDYVFRVLAESDDGAWRVEAAPVRFGVSRPVWSTWWFQALELLVLALALNGAWRVARRWHASYRLWRKSAVYGRFVVEDTLGVGGMGTVFRARDRKSGRVVALKKLHPHVAGDDEARRRFLREGLICEKLDHPNLVRVLERGISGRDLYYVMEYVEGVSLAEFVDRGGIGPRDALVVFEVLLGILEDIHAAGVCHRDVKPGNVVLGREVAFPLPGDREAALARVKAALRVLDFGLATMSGQSALTADGAVMGTFPYMPPERLMGSTADPVSADFYALGVILYEMLTLRKPFPGKDAEEVLFTVLSGSPDPPAALNPDVSAGLSDFCLALIARDPAERLSNPPAIRERMAGLVGAAG, from the coding sequence ATGAGGGACCTCCCCCCGCCGGCCACCCCGAGAGCGCGAAGGCCGTCCGTCGGTCTTCTCGCCGGGACCGTTCTCCTGCTGACCGCTCTGGGCGGGCCCGTGGCGGCCCTCGACCCCGGCCGCGCCCTCCACCACTTCGTGCTGGACCGGTGGACTGAGGAGAACGGACTGCCCGGCAACAGCCTCACGGCCATCCTCCAGGCCCGCTCGGGGCACCTCTGGCTGGGCACCGAGGACGGTTTGGCCCGGTTTGACGGCACGAACTGGGTGGTCTTCAACCGGGCCCGCACCCCCGGTTTCCCCAGCAACTCCGTCCTGACCCTGATGGAGGATTCCGCCGGCCGGATCTGGGCGGGCACCGACTACGGCGTCGCGGTCCTGGAAAACGGCCGGTGGCGCGTCATCGGCACGCAGGACGGCCTGCCCCACCGCATGGTCCCCGGGATCCTGGAACGGGCCGACGGCAGTGTCTGGTTCGCCACCGCGGGAGGCCTGGCCTGCCTTCGGGACGGCCGTATGACGGTCTACCGGAAGCGAGACGGCCTCCTGGACGACAACGTGAAGGGATTCCTGGACGTCGCCGACGGGGAACTCTGGGTCCGGACGGTGAAGGGCGTCAACCTTTACGGCCCCGGCGGTTTCCGGAGCCTCTCGGACGATCCCAACGCCCCGGAGGGCGGGATTCGCGGCCTGCACCGTTCGGCGACGGGCGCCGTCTGGGTCGGCGCCTCTGACGGCCTGTGGTGCCGGCGGGACGGCCGGTGGAGCCGGGTCCCCGTCCCGGGGCCGGAGGGGGGCGAGCCGCCCCGGATCTACACGGTCCGGGAGGACCGCCACGGGACCTTCTGGCTGGGGACCTCCCGCGGTCTCGCCCGCCTGGCGGGGGGTCGGGTGGACTACCTCCACCGGGAGGGGCTCGACCTGGCCACGGTGATCCCCCTGGTGCTGGACCGCGAGGGAAACCTCTGGTTCGGGACCCGCGGGGAGGGCCTCTTCCGGCTGAAGGAGGGCTGTTTCGTGACCTACGCCGAGCCGGACGGCCTCCCCCGAAAGGCCACGGTCTCGGTCTTCGAGGACTCCACGGGCCGGGTGTGGCTCTCGAGCCCGGAGGAACTCTGCCGCCTGGTGGACGGTCGGGTGATCCCCTTCACCTGGCCTGACGCGACCGCGTCCGAGACCGCGGTGGCCGAGGACGCCTCCGGGCGTCTCTGGCTGGTGCAGGAGACCAACCCCTCCTTCTTCCGGCTGGAGGGTGAACGGCTGTTGAAGGTGACCGACTTCCCGAAGGCGTTCAAGCTGCCGATCATGTCCGTGCTGGCCTTCCCCTCGGGCGACCTCTGGATCTCGCTGTACGGCAACGGGATCGTGGTCCTTCACCAGGGACTGGCGCTGACCCACGTCAACACCGACAAGGGGCTCCCCAACGACATGGTCCACGCCTTCTGGCGTGACCCCGACGGCACCGTCTGGCTGGGCACGGAGGACGGGCTCTGGCGGTACCGGGACCGGCAGTTCACGAGCGCCGGGCTTCAGGGGGTGGCGCTCAACTGCCTCTACCGGGACCGGGAGGGGGCCCTGTGGGTCGGGACCAACGACCGGGGCGTCTACCGGCTCAGGGACGGCCGCTTCCGGCAGGTCACCACGGCCGAGGGCCTTCACAACGACAGCCCCTACGTGTTCCTCGACGACGGGCTCGGGCGCCTGTGGATGGGCAGCGGCAAGGGCCCCTTCTGCGCCCGTTTCGACGAATTGAACGCCGTGGCGGACGGGAGGGCCCCCCGCCTCGTCTGCCGCGCCTTCGGCCGGGGTGACGGGATGCTGGAACGCGAGTGCAACGTTGTCTGTTACCCCGCGGCCTGGAAGACCCGGGACGGGCGCTTGTGCTTCACCACCACCCACGGCCTGGCGGTGGTGGACCCCCGTCGGGTGGGGGTCCCCCAGGCGGCGGTGCCGGTCTGCGTCGAGGCGTTCACGGCGGACGGGCGCCCCCTCCAGACCGACGCTTTCTCCGAGTGCTCCCCCGCCACCCGGGACTACGCCTTCCGCTTCGGCGCCGTGGCCCTCACCGCCCCCGAACACGTCCGGCTGCGGTATCGCCTCGAGGGGTTCGATTCAGGGTGGGTGGACGCCGGCCCGCAGCGTTCGGCGACCTACAACAACCTCCCACCGGGCGATTACGTGTTCCGGGTCCTGGCCGAAAGCGACGATGGGGCGTGGCGGGTGGAGGCTGCCCCCGTCCGCTTCGGGGTGTCCCGCCCGGTCTGGTCGACCTGGTGGTTCCAGGCCCTGGAACTGCTGGTGCTGGCCCTCGCCCTCAACGGCGCCTGGCGGGTGGCCCGGCGCTGGCACGCCTCCTACCGGCTCTGGCGGAAGTCCGCGGTCTACGGCCGATTCGTGGTGGAGGACACCCTCGGGGTGGGCGGCATGGGAACGGTGTTCCGTGCCCGGGACCGCAAATCCGGCCGGGTGGTGGCCCTCAAGAAGCTGCACCCCCACGTCGCCGGCGACGACGAGGCCCGCCGCCGTTTCCTGCGCGAGGGGCTCATCTGCGAAAAGCTGGACCACCCGAACCTGGTCCGGGTCCTCGAACGGGGGATCTCGGGGCGGGACCTCTACTACGTCATGGAGTACGTGGAGGGGGTCAGCCTGGCGGAGTTCGTCGACCGGGGCGGCATCGGCCCCCGGGACGCCCTGGTGGTCTTCGAGGTGCTGCTGGGGATCCTGGAGGACATCCACGCGGCCGGGGTCTGCCACCGGGACGTCAAGCCGGGCAACGTCGTCCTCGGCCGGGAGGTGGCGTTCCCGCTGCCCGGCGACCGCGAAGCGGCCCTCGCCCGGGTGAAGGCCGCGTTGCGGGTGCTGGACTTCGGCCTCGCCACGATGTCCGGCCAGAGCGCCCTGACCGCCGACGGGGCGGTGATGGGGACCTTCCCCTACATGCCGCCCGAGCGCCTCATGGGGAGTACGGCCGACCCGGTGTCGGCGGACTTCTACGCCCTGGGGGTGATCCTGTACGAGATGCTCACGCTCCGCAAACCCTTCCCCGGGAAGGACGCCGAGGAAGTCCTCTTCACGGTCCTCTCCGGCTCGCCGGACCCGCCCGCCGCGCTCAACCCCGACGTGAGCGCCGGCCTTTCCGACTTCTGCCTCGCCCTCATCGCCCGGGACCCCGCGGAGCGCCTCTCGAACCCGCCCGCCATCCGCGAGCGGATGGCGGGGTTGGTCGGCGCGGCGGGGTGA
- a CDS encoding 2,3-bisphosphoglycerate-independent phosphoglycerate mutase, which translates to MKYILLILDGWGHRPEKRANAIAAAHTPNFDRLLTRCPRTLLAAAGERVGLPEGIVGNSEVGHLNIGAGRVVYQDITRISKAVREGTFFDNPALREAMKLARNARLHLVGLMSDGGVHSHIDHLEALLKMAKDHHVAPVFVHAFTDGRDTPPKTGLGFLRRLIGRMRSLECGRVVSLMGRYWSMDRDRRWDRVERAWAALVLGEGARAAHSFQALRDAYDKGLTDEFIHPVVICDTQGPVGTMRDADVVVFFNFRADRVLELTRALVDREFHGFARRRTPDLHVFTFTRYKADFDCTVCFPPQTMANTLAEVFARQGIRNLRLSETEKYPHVTFYFNGGVERPWPVERRIQVPSPAVATFDLKPEMSAPEITERLLSEIDANLDDVYVVNFANPDTVGHTGMEEAAVRAVETVDACLGRILRKAGEIGACTLVTADHGNCEQMEDEETHGPLTAHTLNPVPFILAHPDEDFTLRDGGALENIAPTLLDLMGIPKPAEMTGASLIL; encoded by the coding sequence ATGAAGTACATCCTCTTGATCCTCGACGGTTGGGGCCACCGGCCCGAAAAACGGGCGAACGCCATCGCCGCCGCCCACACGCCCAACTTCGACCGGCTCCTCACCCGGTGCCCCCGGACCCTCCTGGCGGCCGCCGGGGAGCGGGTCGGCCTCCCCGAAGGGATCGTCGGCAACTCGGAGGTCGGTCACCTGAACATCGGGGCCGGCCGCGTCGTCTACCAGGACATCACCCGGATCTCCAAGGCGGTTCGCGAGGGGACGTTCTTCGACAACCCCGCGCTGCGCGAGGCGATGAAACTCGCCCGAAACGCGCGACTCCACCTGGTCGGGCTGATGTCCGACGGGGGGGTGCACTCCCACATCGACCACCTGGAAGCCCTGCTGAAGATGGCGAAGGACCACCACGTCGCACCCGTGTTCGTCCACGCCTTCACCGACGGCCGCGACACCCCCCCGAAAACCGGGCTGGGGTTCCTCCGGCGACTCATCGGGCGGATGCGGAGCCTCGAGTGCGGCCGGGTGGTCTCGCTGATGGGGCGCTACTGGAGCATGGACCGCGACCGCCGCTGGGACCGGGTGGAGCGGGCCTGGGCCGCCCTGGTGCTCGGCGAGGGCGCCCGCGCCGCCCACTCCTTCCAGGCGCTCCGGGACGCGTACGACAAGGGCCTCACCGATGAGTTCATCCACCCCGTCGTCATCTGCGACACCCAGGGCCCCGTGGGGACGATGCGCGACGCGGACGTGGTGGTCTTCTTCAATTTCCGCGCCGACCGTGTTCTCGAACTCACCCGCGCCCTGGTGGACCGGGAGTTCCACGGCTTCGCCCGGCGACGGACGCCGGACCTGCACGTCTTCACCTTCACCCGCTACAAGGCCGATTTCGACTGCACGGTCTGTTTCCCCCCGCAAACCATGGCCAACACCCTGGCCGAGGTCTTCGCCCGGCAGGGAATCCGGAACCTCCGCCTGTCGGAGACGGAGAAATACCCCCACGTCACCTTCTACTTCAACGGCGGGGTCGAGCGGCCCTGGCCGGTGGAGCGCCGGATCCAGGTCCCCTCTCCCGCCGTGGCCACCTTCGACCTGAAGCCGGAGATGAGTGCGCCCGAGATCACCGAACGGCTCCTGTCGGAGATCGACGCAAACCTGGACGACGTCTACGTCGTGAACTTCGCCAACCCCGACACGGTGGGTCACACGGGCATGGAGGAAGCTGCGGTCCGGGCCGTGGAAACCGTGGACGCCTGCCTGGGGCGGATCCTCCGCAAAGCCGGCGAGATCGGCGCCTGCACCCTGGTGACCGCCGACCACGGCAACTGCGAGCAGATGGAAGACGAGGAGACCCACGGTCCCCTCACGGCTCACACCCTCAACCCGGTCCCTTTCATCCTCGCCCACCCGGACGAGGACTTTACCCTGAGGGACGGCGGCGCCCTGGAGAACATCGCCCCCACCCTGCTGGACCTGATGGGCATCCCGAAGCCCGCGGAAATGACAGGGGCATCGCTGATCCTCTGA
- the eno gene encoding phosphopyruvate hydratase, with translation MSYIEYVGARQVLDSRGNPTVEAEVFLESGAWGSAIVPSGASTGQFEAVELRDEDVSRFGGKGVTKAVENVNTLIAEAIDGFDVLNQRLLDEALINLDGTPNKGKLGANAILAVSMAAARAAANFLGVPLYRYLGGVNAKTVPVPMMNILNGGAHADNSVDLQEFMIMPVGAPTFAEGLRMGTEVFHSLKGVLKGRKLNTNVGDEGGFAPNLASNEEAVQVILEAIAKAGYKAGEDVVLALDPAASEFYRDGAYVFHKSDQSKRTSAEMVAFYKDWVSRYPIASIEDGLAEEDWEGWSLLMKELGGKVQLVGDDLFVTNTERLARGIREQSANSILIKLNQIGTVTETIEAIELARTHGFSAVISHRSGETEDTFIADLSVAMGTGMIKTGSASRTDRIAKYNQLLRIEEELGPQARYPGRKVFCRFQR, from the coding sequence GACTCCCGCGGAAACCCCACCGTCGAGGCGGAAGTGTTCCTCGAGTCCGGGGCCTGGGGCAGCGCCATCGTCCCGTCCGGCGCCTCCACCGGCCAGTTCGAGGCCGTGGAACTCCGCGACGAGGACGTCTCCCGTTTCGGCGGCAAGGGCGTCACCAAGGCCGTGGAGAACGTCAACACCCTCATCGCCGAAGCCATCGACGGCTTCGACGTCCTCAACCAGCGCCTGCTGGACGAGGCCCTCATCAACCTGGACGGGACCCCCAACAAGGGCAAGCTGGGCGCCAACGCCATCCTGGCGGTCTCCATGGCGGCGGCCCGGGCGGCGGCCAACTTCCTCGGCGTCCCCCTCTACCGCTACCTGGGCGGCGTCAACGCCAAGACAGTGCCCGTCCCCATGATGAACATCCTCAACGGCGGGGCCCACGCCGACAACAGCGTGGACCTGCAGGAATTCATGATCATGCCCGTGGGGGCGCCCACCTTCGCGGAGGGGCTCCGGATGGGCACCGAGGTCTTCCACTCCCTCAAGGGCGTCCTCAAGGGCCGCAAGCTGAACACCAACGTCGGCGACGAGGGCGGCTTCGCCCCCAACCTCGCCTCCAACGAGGAGGCCGTCCAGGTCATCCTGGAGGCCATCGCCAAGGCCGGCTACAAAGCCGGCGAGGACGTCGTTCTGGCCCTCGACCCCGCCGCCAGCGAGTTCTACCGCGACGGCGCCTACGTGTTCCACAAGTCCGACCAGTCGAAGCGGACCTCCGCCGAGATGGTGGCGTTTTACAAGGACTGGGTGTCCCGCTACCCCATCGCCTCAATCGAGGACGGGTTGGCCGAGGAGGACTGGGAGGGCTGGAGCCTTCTGATGAAGGAACTCGGCGGCAAGGTGCAGCTGGTGGGGGACGACCTCTTCGTCACCAACACCGAACGACTGGCCCGCGGGATCCGGGAGCAGTCGGCCAATTCCATCCTCATCAAGCTGAACCAGATCGGGACCGTGACCGAGACCATCGAGGCCATCGAACTGGCCCGGACCCACGGGTTCAGCGCGGTCATCTCCCATCGCAGCGGTGAAACGGAAGACACCTTCATCGCGGACCTCTCGGTCGCCATGGGGACCGGCATGATCAAGACCGGCTCGGCGAGCCGGACGGACCGGATCGCCAAGTACAACCAGCTCCTCCGGATCGAGGAGGAACTCGGCCCCCAGGCCCGTTACCCCGGCCGGAAGGTCTTCTGCCGTTTCCAGCGCTAA